TAAAAATACCTTTATCCGAAAATCAGATGAAACATTCACCAAGTATGGCATTACCTGTTACGCCTATTGTCTGATGGATAATCACTATCATCTATTTATTAAGACGGCCAAACCCAATCTTTCCCAGGCCTTGCACTATCTGAATACTTCTTATGCCAATTGGTTTGGCAGTCGCTATCAAATGATTGGTTCTCTTTTTCAGGGTCGTTTTAAATCCATCCTGGTAGATGCAGATAGTTATGCACTCATCCTTTCTGCCTATATGCATTTAAACCCTATCCGAGCAGGGATAGTGAGTAAACTGGAAGACTATCCCTGGAGCAGTTATCTGGATTACCTTGGTCTGCGGAAGTCTCAGATGGTCAATCTCGATCCATCCCTGGTTTTGCATTACTTTTCTGCCGATGCTACCTTATCAACCAAAAAATATAAGGAATATCTCTGGCAGAATCAGTCCATGGAAGATCCATTAAAACAATCCTATCATAATATAGCTTTGGGAGATGATCATTTTATAAAACTCCTTAAATCACGAATTGCCAAGAAGGGACTATCCAGAGAAATTCCGGTAACACGTTCCCTGCCCTTATATTCTGCTCCAGAAATTATCGAAAAGGTATGTGACGTAACACACCTAGATCAAAATAGATTAATGAGCAAGGAAAGAGGTAATAGGTATCGATCCTTAGCCCTATATTTGATCAAAAAGTTCACTCCCCTTAAACTCACCCAGATCGGACAATTGTTTGATATGGATTATTCGGCTGTTTCCCAGGCAGTGAAAAGATTTGAAAATAAATTCAAAGAGGATAGGGATTTAGAGCGAACAAAAGAAAAGGTTATTTCTGCTTTGAAAAAAGAATGAATGTCAAATGTTGAGACCTGACCCCTTGACTCACTCTATAATCGATAAGAATGAGCGTAGGTGTTACTAAGATTTTAAATTAAGATTGAAAGAGGGTATTACTATGTCGGAAAAATTTAGAGATTTTCTTAAAAGCAATTATTGGAAAACGATTGATTTTTCAACCACAGACCAGAGCAAAGGCATCAAACCGCTACCTGCAGAAAAACCCTATAATCCTGAAGATAGGACCATAGATCTTATAAAACCGGAAGATTGGCAATCAATCCATGAAGTAAGTGTTAAGACTGCGATTACCAGAAGGAAATCGAGAAGATCTTACACCGAAGATACTATAAAACTCGAAGAACTTTCTTTTCTTCTATGGGCAACCCAAGGTCTTCGAGGAAAAAGGTCTGCAGTTAGAAATTATAGAACCGTGCCTTCGGCGGGATGCAGACATGCTCTGGAAACTTATATTGCAGTTTTCAGGATTGAGGGGATTCCCAAGGCGATTTATCGTTATCTACCGCTGAGTCATCAACTGGTAGAAGTGGTGAAATACCAAGACCTTGAGGGTTTGTTAATCCAAGCCACCCTTGATCAATCATTTGCCGGTAAAAGCGCAGTGACCTTCATTTGGACCTCCCTACCGGCACGTATGGAATGGCGATACGACAGAGCATCTTACAAATTGATAGCTCTGGATGCCGGCCATGTTTGCCAAAACCTCTACCTGGCTTGTGAAGCCATCGCTGCCGGGACTTGTGCCATTGCCAAATATGATCAAGAATTTGTCGATAAAATTCTTGGAATTGATGGTGTTGAGGAATTTACCATTTATATGGCATCTGTTGGGAAAGTTCAATAGAAGATCTAATAAATGAAATAAAGAGGTTGTATCGGCTTAATAATCCGGAAATTTTAACGGACAACCTATAAATTTTTTATCTTATAAAGATAATTTTATAAATGAAAAAGATAAAAAAATATTACGATGGGGAATTGCGAGAATTATTGAATAAAAAATAAACCTGAAGAAGTATTATAGAAAGAGTGGATAAAATATAACTAACGAAATGTCCCCCTGCCCTTCGAAGATCCAAATCCAAAATTATTTGACTTAAGATGTCAAATATTGCTATACTTCAAAACATTAAAAGGAAAACCGAGTTCACTTCTTTCTCGTTTATCCTCTAAAAGGAGGTTTTTTTAATGGAAGCCTATGAAAGTATTAAAACGAGACATTGTGTTCGTGCTTTTAAATCCAAGCCAATCACCAAAGATGTTATGCAAAGGATAGTCGATGCAGCAAGTAACAGCCCTTCCTATACAAATACCCAACCTTGGGAAATGGTTGTGGTAAGTGGCGAAAAAAGGGATGAGATTAGCCGGGAACTATTGAAACTGGCGAAAACTAAGGCTCCAAGCAGCCCCGATATTCCATTGCCAACAAGCTGGCCTTCGCAAATA
This genomic interval from Candidatus Atribacteria bacterium contains the following:
- a CDS encoding SagB/ThcOx family dehydrogenase, producing the protein MSEKFRDFLKSNYWKTIDFSTTDQSKGIKPLPAEKPYNPEDRTIDLIKPEDWQSIHEVSVKTAITRRKSRRSYTEDTIKLEELSFLLWATQGLRGKRSAVRNYRTVPSAGCRHALETYIAVFRIEGIPKAIYRYLPLSHQLVEVVKYQDLEGLLIQATLDQSFAGKSAVTFIWTSLPARMEWRYDRASYKLIALDAGHVCQNLYLACEAIAAGTCAIAKYDQEFVDKILGIDGVEEFTIYMASVGKVQ
- a CDS encoding chromosomal replication initiator DnaA; this translates as MSRPLRIAYENALYHITSRGQRRENIFFDDKDKNTFIRKSDETFTKYGITCYAYCLMDNHYHLFIKTAKPNLSQALHYLNTSYANWFGSRYQMIGSLFQGRFKSILVDADSYALILSAYMHLNPIRAGIVSKLEDYPWSSYLDYLGLRKSQMVNLDPSLVLHYFSADATLSTKKYKEYLWQNQSMEDPLKQSYHNIALGDDHFIKLLKSRIAKKGLSREIPVTRSLPLYSAPEIIEKVCDVTHLDQNRLMSKERGNRYRSLALYLIKKFTPLKLTQIGQLFDMDYSAVSQAVKRFENKFKEDRDLERTKEKVISALKKE